ACTGTATTCTGAGTATCCCTGGTTTACTGGTGATCATTCACGGTTTTTCTCCTTAAAACTTTTCCCCCCTTTCCCCACCCTCTGATTTTAGAAGTGTTTGCTGTAATTCGTCTCGAACATGTCAGGCTATGGTAAAATGTTGTTTTCGTTATTTGCTAACTAATCTTCAGTGGTGAAAACAATCCATTTCATTGTTTGTTGACATGCTGAAATGACTTTACATTCTTCTGTTTATGAAGGTGGTTTGCCAACAGGGACGTAGCCAGGATCATCTTCTATAATGCTAAATTTTTTAATTTCCTACCCGGGCCCGGCCTATTTCGGCCATAACATAGCTACGTCCCTGTTTGCCAATCAGTGTGTATTAAAAGACTGTTATACGGTAAAATAGTTTTGAAGTCTTTCTTTTATTGATAGCTGTTGCGACAGCCACCTTCTCCTGATTGATCATGTCATGGGTTTTAGCATGGCTCGTTGATTTGTTTGCTTTGAGGAGGAGAATATAATTCATTGACTAATATCCGGTTTCAAACTCAACAGATAAGTAGGTATTTTGCTGATCCACAGTATTACTTCCAAGTGAACGATGACTATGTAAGGAACAAATTGAAGGTGGTTCTATTCCCCTTTTTGCATCGGGTAACGTCCCCAACCTAAATTCCTCAATTAAATGGTGACCTTATAAATTAAATTATTTTTCATGTGTCAGATTTGTTTTTTAGTATCTAGCTTCTCTTAATTTCTATTTCGTTATAGGGGCATTGGACAAGGATAACTGAACCAATGGCTGGCAAACTATCTTACAAACCTCCAATTTACGACATCAATGCTCCAGATCTTTACATTCCTCTGATGGCATTTCTCTCTTACGTTGTTTTAGCAGGCTTAGTCTTGGGACTGAACGGAAAGTAAGAATTTTGTCTGTCAAGCTTGTTAGTTACTTAAGGTTCAATTTTTAACTTTGTAGGACTGGTTGTTCTCGATTTCTTGTGCTTTAACTTTCATTGTGATGGAACTGTTGTTATTAGCAATCAGCCTACTTGTTATGCTGACAATTATAGACCCGTAAGCAAACCTATGTAAAGTTGTAAACTGATCCTCCCCGAATAACTTGGCCCCGATACCTGATCCGAATAACCTGAGAAGTCCTCTAAAACAGAGTTAACCTGATCAGACCCTTGGCTGGTTCGAATTTAACTGGACCCAATCTTGGGCCGGCCCGAAATAACACGACCCAGCGAATGACCAGATCATAAATGAGCTGGTTTGACCTAAAATACTAATTTGAATTATAAACAAGTTTATTTATGTAAgtaaggccttgtttggataccaAAATAGGAGGCAAGGGAGGGGAGgggatggaagggaaggggaggggaggggagggggaatgaggtgtgggtgtttggatacaattccCCTCCTAATCTttcctattgtggagagattttgatttgccttggaggagggaaaatggatccctccaaatccctcccctttcatttccctccacccttatttgctatccagacaaaggatttaaaatcccctactctccctccctttcttttccctccaaatccctccatCCAAACTAGCCCTAAAGGTACAAACCTTAATAAACATGTACAAATGACCCAACTCTGACCTAACAAGCCTGACTTGTAACAATACGACCACCGAAATGACCCGTTTGCCAATTCTGGTAGTCTTGAGAATATTTTTCTTGCCTCAAATTTTTATGTATGTTGTTCTTTTCACTAACTTCTGGTTGCACGCATCTTATTGTGCCCCTTCTTTCTATCATAAATGAGTCTAAATGTTATTTGATGCTCTCCGTATGCTGATACACTGCTACCTTTGTTTTCCAAATAATCCCAGGTTTAATCCAGAAGCTGTAAACTGGCTGTTCATGAAGGGGATGGTAGGCTGGTTCCTGCAAGTCACTTTATTAAAGCTATCATTATTTTCTCTAAGTAGCGGGGAAGCACCATTGTTGGATGTTGTCGCATATGCCGGGTATGCATTTACAGGTATCTCTTTGGCAGTCTTAGGAAGATTGTTATGGAAACATTCATATTATGTCTTGTTGCCTTGGACTTGCCTTTGCATGGGAATCTTTTTGGTGAAGACTATGAAGCGGGTTTTATATGCAGAAGTAAGGAGTTATGACTCGGGCAAGCATCACGTGCTCTTGCTCTTGATTGCACTTGCTCAGCTTCCACTCTTTATTTGGCTCGGAAACATTAGTGTTCACTGGCTCTTTTAACACGAGTCTATTTTTGGTTGATGTATAGGTGTAGGTATTAGTAACACAATTGTCGGGCATATCTTAATTTTGTGGTTTGAACTCGAGGTGTTTACAGTGTTGGTCACTAAAAGACTCTCGGCGACATATTTAGGGAATTCATTCATATTGTTCTTCATCTAGCCAAGATGTTAGTTTCGATTTGCAATTGAATTGTGGGACTTGTACCGATCATTATACATTTATACAATTATACATTTGATTTATTAAGTTGTTTCGTGGATAACGGACTCACGGTTCTGTTGTGTTGAACCAGGGAGGCAGTGAATTATTTCTCCACATGTTAATTGGGAtatcattcggaaacagcctctttgtgtttctaacacaagggtaaggctgcgtacatccgacctccccttaccccgcaatttgcgggagccattgaggcactggggtaatgttgttgttgtatgttAATTGGGATATCATCCAAGGAATTGGACTTGTCGGATTTTGATTAATTTCACCGATGAACTTGATAATAAAACCTTAAGTCATTTGAGAGTGAGACTGAGGATTTATGAACaagatgagttgaacttcgaaGGTTCGGAAACAATACCCGACCCAAGTTCTATGCCTCTTTTCACTAAGAAAAAACACAAATAGTTGAGTGATATTTCCAGGAGATTCAGGTTCAAGTCTCcccaagagcaaaatcttgtggagCATTTTTGTCCTGAGTCCATGCCTAATAGACTTCGAGTCTGTCATCCTCGGGTGACTTACCTGGAatacgtggtttgcaggctatcacgtacaCCGGTAACGACTGCGGAttccctcgtcaccaaaaaaatgTTAGTAAAGACTACCCCTCCGTCCAAATTATTtgtttacttattattatttgtGAGAAATATTTTGACAATCTTGCGTACTATTATAACTTGATAAACCCGATATAACTAAGAatttctctaaatttatactgtGCAAGTTCCCATTGCAAGACTAATCAAACCTGCTCTGCACTAAACAACGACACTGATGTGATTTGATTTCATGACCCAAAGATTATCCTTCATTTAGATGGCACTCTATAATTGGTCTAATGGTTTGACTCTTGAGTACTAACTTAGTATCACAATTAACAATCTTTACATCTGTGGATGGTTGGGGTTGTCTTTCAAAGTGGTGACCTATTTAATCGGATATACAGTATCATCTACAATGAAATGATTAATTTTTCTGTCGATTGCCCCAAATCATAGTATAATTTGCGAATTTCTTATTCTTAACCACTTCTGAATTCCCAGAAAATTTGTTGACTTTATTATcatcaacaaaaattacaaaTACAAAACGCCATAAAAATGTATTTGCAGATTCCTTCTTTCCTGAACTGCTGAACATCAGAGACTTCAGCTTTCTTGGTTTTGCTTTTGCATTAAACCACAACAACAGGTAAAAATTGTCATTTTGTAGTTCAAATTATTGACCCTTTTgcttaattttaattttaagtgGGTGTATTGAATAT
This sequence is a window from Silene latifolia isolate original U9 population chromosome 8, ASM4854445v1, whole genome shotgun sequence. Protein-coding genes within it:
- the LOC141596045 gene encoding uncharacterized protein LOC141596045; the encoded protein is MYSNMGGQPGGQQPPFMNHIGAQPGGHQPPFPNQASPFGNPFNGPGSGLIRSGLSAYGEKILGSSSEYVQSNISRYFADPQYYFQVNDDYVRNKLKVVLFPFLHRGHWTRITEPMAGKLSYKPPIYDINAPDLYIPLMAFLSYVVLAGLVLGLNGKFNPEAVNWLFMKGMVGWFLQVTLLKLSLFSLSSGEAPLLDVVAYAGYAFTGISLAVLGRLLWKHSYYVLLPWTCLCMGIFLVKTMKRVLYAEVRSYDSGKHHVLLLLIALAQLPLFIWLGNISVHWLF